The following are encoded in a window of Panthera leo isolate Ple1 chromosome B2, P.leo_Ple1_pat1.1, whole genome shotgun sequence genomic DNA:
- the THBS2 gene encoding thrombospondin-2, whose product MLWDLVLLALWAASGARAGDQDEDTAFNLFSISNINRKTIGAKQFRGPDPNVPAYRFVRFDYIPPVSADYLGKIAKIVRQKEGFFLTASLKQDPKSRGTLLALEGPGASQRQFEIVSNGPADTLDLTYWIDGAQHVISLEDVGLADSQWKNITVQVTGETYSLYVGCDLIDSFTLDEPFYEQLQTEKSRMYVAKGSARDNHFRGLLQNIYLVFENSVEDVLSKKGCQQSQGAEANAISENTETLHLSPQVATEYAGPGAHRRPEVCERSCEELGTMITELSGLHVIVNQLHENLRKVSNDNQVLWELIGGPPKTRNMSACWQDGRFFAENETWVVDSCTKCTCKKFKTVCHQITCPPATCANPSFVEGECCPSCFHSLDGEEGWSPWAEWTQCSATCGPGTQQRGRSCDVTSNTCLGPSIQTRACSLGKCDHRIRQDGGWSHWSPWSSCSVTCGVGNITRIRLCNSPVPQMGGKNCKGSGRETKGCQGTPCPIDGRWSPWSPWSACTVTCAGGIRERTRVCNSPEPQHGGKDCVGDVQERQMCNKRSCPVDGCLSNPCFPGAECSSFPDGSWSCGACPVGFLGNGTHCEDLDECAVVTDVCFTVGRAQRCVNTNPGFHCLPCPPRYKGTQPFGVGLEVARTEKQVCEPENPCKDKTHACHKHAECIYLGHFSDPMYKCECQTGYAGDGLICGEDSDLDGWPNKNLVCSTNATYHCIKDNCPLLPNSGQEDFDKDGTGDACDDDDDNDGVDDEKDNCQLLFNPRQFDYDKDEVGDRCDNCPYVHNPAQIDTDNNGEGDACSVDIDGDDVFNERDNCPYVYNTDQRDTDGDGVGDHCDNCPLVHNPDQTDVDNDLVGDQCDNNDDIDDDGHQNNQDNCPYIPNANQADHDHDGQGDACDSDDDNDGVPDDRDNCRLVSNPGQEDSDGDGRGDACKDDFDNDSIPDIDDVCPENSAISETDFRNFQMVHLDPKGTTQIDPNWVIRHQGKELVQTANSDPGIAVGFDEFGSVDFSGTFYVNTDRDDDYAGFVFGYQSSSRFYVVMWKQVTQTYWEEQPTRAYGYSGVSLKVVNSTTGTGEHLRNALWHTGNTQGQVRTLWHDPKNVGWKDYTAYRWHLTHRPKTGYIRVLVHEGKQVMADSGPIYDQTYAGGRLGLFVFSQEMVYFSDLKYECRGG is encoded by the exons ATGCTCTGGGATCTGGTCCTGCTCGCCCTCTGGGCTGCGTCCGGCGCGCGAG CTGGTGACCAGGACGAGGACACCGCCTTCAACCTTTTCAGCATCAGCAACATAAACCGGAAGACCATCGGGGCCAAGCAGTTCCGGGGGCCTGACCCCAACGTGCCAGCGTATCGTTTTGTCCGCTTTGACTACATCCCACCCGTGAGCGCAGATTACCTCGGCAAGATCGCCAAGATCGTGAGGCAGAAAGAGGGCTTCTTTCTCACGGCCAGCCTGAAGCAGGACCCCAAGTCCCGGGGCACGCTCCTGGCTCTGGAGGGCCCCGGCGCCTCCCAGAGGCAGTTCGAGATCGTGTCCAACGGCCCGGCCGACACGCTGGACCTCACCTACTGGATAGACGGCGCTCAGCACGTTATCTCCCTGGAGGACGTGGGCCTGGCTGACTCCCAGTGGAAGAACATCACCGTGCAGGTGACAGGGGAGACCTACAGCTTGTACGTGGGCTGCGACCTGATCGACAGTTTCACGCTGGACGAGCCTTTCTACGAGCAGCTGCAGACAGAAAAGAGCAGGATGTATGTGGCCAAAGGCTCTGCTCGAGACAATCACTTCCGG GGTTTGCTGCAGAACATCTACTTAGTGTTCGAAAACTCAGTGGAAGATGTTCTAAGCAAGAAAGGTTGTCAGCAAAGTCAGGGAG CCGAAGCCAACGCCATCAGCGAGAACACGGAGACACTGCACCTGAGCCCTCAGGTGGCCACGGAGTACGCGGGCCCAGGCGCGCACAGGAGGCCGGAGGTGTGCGAACGCTCCTGCGAGGAACTGGGCACCATGATCACCGAGCTGTCGGGGCTGCACGTCATCGTGAACCAGCTTCACGAGAACCTGCGGAAAGTG TCCAACGACAACCAGGTCCTCTGGGAGCTCATCGGCGGCCCGCCCAAGACCAGGAACATGTCCGCCTGCTGGCAGGACGGCCGCTTCTTCGCGGAAAATGAAACCTGGGTGGTGGACAGCTGCACCAAATGCACCTGCAAG AAATTTAAAACCGTTTGCCACCAAATCACCTGCCCGCCGGCGACCTGTGCCAACCCGTCCTTCGTGGAGGGAGAATGCTGTCCTTCCTGCTTCCACT CGCTGGACGGCGAGGAGGGCTGGTCCCCGTGGGCGGAGTGGACCCAGTGCTCCGCCACCTGCGGGCCGGGCACCCAGCAGAGAGGGCGGTCGTGTGATGTCACCAGCAACACCTGCCTGGGGCCGTCCATCCAGACGCGGGCGTGCAGTCTGGGCAAGTGTGACCACCGAA TCCGGCAGGACGGGGGCTGGAGCCACTGGTCGCCGTGGTCTTCCTGCTCTGTGACCTGCGGCGTGGGCAACATCACTCGCATCCGGCTCTGCAACTCGCCCGTCCCCCAGATGGGGGGCAAGAATTGCAAGGGGAGTGGCCGGGAGACCAAAGGCTGCCAGGGCACCCCGTGTCCAA TCGACGGCCGGTGGAGCCCCTGGTCCCCGTGGTCAGCCTGCACGGTCACCTGTGCCGGAGGGATCCGGGAGCGGACGCGCGTCTGTAACAGCCCCGAGCCCCAGCACGGGGGCAAGGACTGCGTGGGGGACGTCCAAGAGCGTCAGATGTGCAATAAGAGGAGCTGTCCTGTAG ACGGCTGCTTGTCCAACCCGTGCTTCCCCGGTGCCGAGTGCAGCAGCTTTCCAGACGGCTCCTGGTCCTGCGGCGCCTGCCCCGTGGGCTTCCTGGGCAACGGCACACACTGTGAGGACCTGGACGAG TGTGCCGTGGTCACCGACGTCTGCTTCACCGTGGGCAGAGCCCAGCGCTGCGTCAACACCAATCCCGGCTTCCACTGCCTGCCGTGCCCCCCTCGCTACAAAGGGACCCAGCCCTTTGGCGTCGGCCTGGAGGTGGCCAGGACGGAGAAGCAG GTGTGTGAGCCTGAGAACCCGTGCAAAGACAAGACTCACGCCTGCCACAAGCACGCGGAGTGCATCTACCTGGGACACTTCAGCGACCCCATGTACAAGTGTGAGTGCCAGACGGGCTACGCGGGAGACGGGCTCATCTGCGGGGAGGACTCGGACCTGGACGGCTGGCCCAACAAGAACCTGGTGTGCTCCACCAATGCCACCTACCACTGCATCAAG GACAACTGCCCCCTGCTGCCGAATTCCGGGCAAGAAGACTTTGACAAGGACGGCACCGGTGACGCCTGTGACGATGATGACGACAATGACGGCGTGGACGATGAgaag GACAACTGCCAGCTTCTCTTCAACCCCCGCCAGTTCGACTATGACAAAGATGAAGTCGGGGACCGCTGTGACAACTGCCCGTATGTGCACAACCCGGCGCAGATCGACACGGACAACAACGGCGAGGGCGACGCGTGCTCCGTGGACATTGACGGAGACG ACGTCTTCAACGAGCGGGACAATTGTCCCTACGTCTACAACACGGACCAGAGAGACACAGACGGGGATGGCGTGGGCGATCACTGCGACAACTGTCCCCTGGTGCACAACCCTGATCAG aCTGACGTGGACAACGACCTCGTGGGAGACCAGTGTGACAACAATGATGACATCGACGACGATGGCCACCAGAACAACCAAGACAACTGCCCCTACATCCCCAACGCCAACCAGGCCGACCACGACCACGACGGCCAGGGCGATGCCTGTGACTCAGACGATGACAACGACGGGGTCCCAGACGACAGGGACAATTGCCGGCTTGTCTCCAACCCTGGCCAGGAGGACTCCGATG GGGACGGGCGTGGGGACGCTTGCAAAGACGACTTTGACAACGACAGCATCCCAGACATCGATGACGTGTGTCCCGAGAACAGTGCCATCAGCGAGACCGACTTCAGGAACTTCCAGATGGTCCACCTGGACCCGAAGGGCACCACTCAGATCGACCCCAACTGGGTCATTCGCCATCAGGGCAAGGAGCTGGTGCAGACGGCCAACTCGGACCCCGGCATCGCTGTCG GTTTTGACGAGTTCGGGTCCGTGGACTTCAGCGGCACGTTCTACGTCAACACCGACCGGGACGATGACTACGCCGGCTTTGTCTTCGGCTACCAGTCCAGCAGCCGCTTCTACGTGGTCATGTGGAAGCAGGTCACCCAGACCTACTGGGAAGAGCAGCCCACGCGGGCTTATGGCTACTCGGGCGTGTCCCTCAAGGTGGTGAACTCCACCACGGGCACCGGCGAGCACCTGAGGAACGCGCTCTGGCATACCGGGAACACGCAAGGCCAG GTGCGCACGTTATGGCACGACCCCAAAAACGTTGGCTGGAAAGACTACACTGCTTACAGGTGGCATCTGACCCACAGACCGAAGACGGGCTACATAAG AGTCTTAGTGCATGAAGGAAAACAGGTCATGGCGGACTCGGGACCCATCTATGACCAAACGTATGCCGGCGGGCGGCTGGGTCTGTTTGTGTTCTCGCAGGAAATGGTCTATTTCTCAGACCTCAAATACGAATGCCGAGGTGGGTGA